One genomic region from uncultured Cohaesibacter sp. encodes:
- a CDS encoding GNAT family N-acetyltransferase: protein MTQPPAISLSIATPDDAQAIAELKVICWRDAYEGLMPKTSLDGLKAADEVPHWRDWLADETAGLVAHLLWLDGALVGYGLAGPMRLGDRPGKEIAADGELYALYIHPDFQRRTFGRTLLSALVDAMITEGYKSIGVWMIGGNMRAEQFYLKLDAEEVVKRVEIHHGRIAYREKGWIWRDLPKLAARLTIHPV from the coding sequence ATGACCCAACCGCCGGCTATCTCCCTGTCGATCGCTACGCCAGATGACGCCCAAGCCATTGCTGAACTGAAAGTGATTTGCTGGCGCGATGCCTATGAAGGGCTGATGCCCAAGACCAGTCTTGATGGCCTCAAGGCCGCTGATGAAGTACCGCACTGGCGCGATTGGTTAGCCGACGAGACAGCCGGGCTGGTGGCCCACTTGCTTTGGCTGGATGGCGCGCTTGTGGGGTATGGTCTGGCTGGCCCGATGCGTCTGGGGGATCGTCCGGGCAAAGAAATCGCAGCCGATGGCGAGCTATATGCTCTTTATATCCACCCTGATTTCCAGCGCCGCACATTCGGGCGAACGCTTTTGTCTGCGCTCGTTGATGCAATGATCACTGAAGGGTACAAGAGCATCGGGGTCTGGATGATCGGTGGCAATATGCGGGCCGAGCAATTCTATCTCAAGCTGGACGCTGAAGAGGTTGTCAAACGGGTGGAAATCCACCATGGCCGCATCGCCTATCGCGAAAAGGGCTGGATCTGGCGCGATCTGCCCAAGCTCGCGGCGCGGTTGACGATCCACCCAGTTTAG
- a CDS encoding LysE family transporter, translated as MTDWSTLMAFAVFVCVMSGTPGPGNLTFMALGAKAGFGAVVRPLCGAILGAAMLGLCVALGLGALLMQEGWIANIFRGLSMGYMLYLAWRIMTMHKADKKDAAHLSFAEGILIHPLSPKTWAMYSIAFSLYFNPTGSLLDETAILIGGFAMGGLVFHSLWGFMGAKVMQFLGDGRKYQLFTATMAVLMVGTTAWSLWAKTGAS; from the coding sequence ATGACTGATTGGTCGACATTGATGGCGTTCGCCGTGTTTGTATGCGTCATGTCCGGAACACCGGGTCCGGGCAATCTGACATTCATGGCGCTGGGGGCAAAAGCTGGCTTTGGTGCGGTGGTCCGCCCCTTGTGCGGAGCCATATTGGGCGCAGCGATGCTGGGGCTTTGCGTCGCTTTGGGCCTGGGCGCCCTGCTGATGCAGGAGGGCTGGATTGCGAATATCTTCCGCGGCTTGAGTATGGGCTATATGCTCTATCTGGCATGGCGCATCATGACGATGCACAAGGCGGACAAGAAGGACGCGGCGCATCTGTCTTTTGCGGAAGGCATTCTGATCCATCCGCTAAGCCCCAAAACATGGGCCATGTATAGCATCGCCTTTTCGCTCTATTTCAACCCTACCGGATCTTTGCTCGATGAAACCGCAATTCTCATCGGTGGCTTTGCCATGGGAGGGCTGGTCTTCCATTCGCTCTGGGGCTTCATGGGAGCAAAAGTCATGCAGTTTCTGGGGGACGGTCGCAAATATCAGCTCTTCACCGCCACCATGGCTGTGCTGATGGTGGGCACCACGGCCTGGTCGCTCTGGGCCAAGACCGGCGCCTCATGA
- a CDS encoding cytochrome c family protein — MKRLVAVAGMFFLASTLGAFAEGDAAKGEKVFKKCKACHQIGEGAENKVGPLLNGVVGRAIGSVDGYKYSDGYLALGEQGETWDEEKLMAYLLDPKDFLKEAGVKGKSKMTFKLKKEDQREDVIAYLKTFSAE; from the coding sequence ATGAAACGTTTGGTTGCTGTTGCCGGAATGTTTTTCCTTGCTTCCACTCTGGGCGCTTTCGCAGAAGGCGATGCTGCAAAGGGTGAGAAGGTTTTCAAGAAATGCAAAGCCTGCCATCAGATCGGCGAAGGGGCTGAGAACAAAGTGGGGCCACTGCTCAACGGCGTTGTCGGCCGCGCGATTGGCTCTGTTGATGGCTACAAATATTCCGACGGCTATCTCGCACTGGGCGAGCAGGGCGAAACCTGGGATGAAGAAAAGCTGATGGCTTATCTTTTGGACCCTAAAGATTTCCTCAAGGAAGCTGGCGTGAAAGGAAAATCCAAGATGACCTTCAAGCTGAAAAAGGAAGATCAGCGCGAAGACGTCATTGCTTATCTGAAGACATTTTCTGCCGAATAG
- a CDS encoding L,D-transpeptidase: MKHLILTACTVVLGLGGLVQSVSASSVRYAPPPPVMLSPDQIQPWVMQLRPGRMSARPVDARPRMNRIASKPARPTYEASRKVAAKRTRGIDPRFLPTVVDYQGPEKPGTIIINTNERYLYLVNRDGTARRYGVGVGRPGFEWAGTHKVSRKAEWPGWTPPAEMRARQPGLPKYMEGGPRNPLGARALYLGSTLYRIHGSNEPWSIGHAVSSGCIRMRNEDVMDLYERVPVGTSVKVL; the protein is encoded by the coding sequence ATGAAGCACCTGATTCTTACAGCTTGTACCGTTGTTCTTGGCCTTGGTGGCCTTGTGCAGTCGGTCTCCGCCAGTTCGGTGCGGTATGCCCCTCCTCCTCCTGTCATGTTGAGCCCGGATCAGATCCAGCCATGGGTGATGCAGCTGCGTCCCGGACGCATGAGTGCCCGCCCGGTGGATGCGCGTCCACGCATGAACCGCATCGCTTCCAAACCGGCTCGCCCGACCTATGAAGCATCGCGTAAAGTGGCGGCCAAACGCACCCGCGGCATAGATCCTCGCTTCCTGCCGACGGTGGTCGATTATCAAGGCCCGGAAAAACCGGGCACCATCATCATCAACACCAATGAACGCTATCTGTATCTGGTAAACAGGGATGGCACAGCGCGCCGCTATGGCGTTGGTGTTGGACGCCCCGGCTTTGAATGGGCCGGTACACACAAGGTTTCGCGCAAGGCTGAATGGCCCGGTTGGACTCCGCCAGCCGAAATGCGTGCACGTCAGCCCGGTTTGCCCAAATATATGGAAGGCGGTCCGCGCAATCCGCTCGGCGCCCGCGCGCTTTACCTCGGCTCGACGCTTTACAGAATTCATGGTTCCAACGAGCCATGGTCCATTGGTCATGCGGTCAGCTCTGGCTGTATCCGCATGCGCAATGAAGATGTCATGGATCTTTACGAACGAGTGCCGGTCGGCACATCAGTAAAGGTCCTATAA
- a CDS encoding (Fe-S)-binding protein: protein MNQIEMNFSAPSTPDQKRDGSKGADVSGKTVGLFVTCLVDLFRPTVGFAAVKLLEDAGFTLEVPKDQTCCGQPAYNSGDKDDARALAKQVIKAFEGYDYVVAPSGSCAGMIRKHYPSLLADEPQWADRAASVAGKTYELVSFLVDVAGIETVSSHFTGSVTYHDSCSGLRELGIKDQPRKLLASVPGVDLKEMVDNDVCCGFGGTFSVKYPDISNAIVGKKTDNITKAGAGTLLAGDMGCLMNMAGKLKRDGSAIQVRHIAEVLADMADGPAIGEKSGR from the coding sequence ATGAACCAGATTGAAATGAATTTCTCCGCCCCCTCCACGCCTGACCAGAAGAGGGATGGCTCCAAAGGCGCGGATGTTTCCGGCAAAACTGTTGGCCTGTTTGTTACCTGCCTTGTGGATCTGTTCCGGCCAACGGTGGGATTTGCAGCAGTCAAACTGCTGGAAGATGCGGGCTTTACGCTGGAAGTGCCCAAAGACCAGACCTGTTGCGGACAACCTGCCTATAACTCGGGCGACAAGGACGATGCCAGAGCGTTGGCCAAACAGGTGATCAAGGCGTTCGAAGGGTATGATTATGTGGTCGCACCATCCGGCTCCTGCGCGGGCATGATTCGCAAGCATTATCCATCCCTTCTCGCCGATGAGCCGCAATGGGCAGACCGTGCGGCTTCGGTTGCTGGCAAAACCTATGAATTAGTCAGCTTTCTGGTGGATGTGGCCGGGATCGAGACCGTGTCCTCCCATTTCACCGGCTCGGTCACCTATCATGACAGCTGTTCGGGTCTGCGAGAGCTCGGCATCAAGGATCAGCCGCGCAAGCTTCTGGCTTCGGTTCCCGGTGTGGACCTCAAGGAGATGGTTGACAATGATGTCTGTTGCGGCTTTGGCGGCACCTTCAGTGTTAAATATCCCGACATTTCCAACGCCATCGTCGGCAAGAAAACCGACAATATCACCAAGGCCGGAGCGGGCACCTTGCTTGCTGGCGACATGGGATGCCTGATGAATATGGCAGGCAAGCTCAAGCGCGACGGGTCGGCCATTCAGGTGCGCCATATTGCCGAAGTGCTGGCCGACATGGCCGATGGTCCGGCTATTGGCGAGAAATCCGGTCGCTAG
- a CDS encoding PLP-dependent aminotransferase family protein: MKQPLSWQPDITGLEGPLYIALSDIMARDIADGRLAEGTRLPPQRALAWSLGVTHGTITRVYERAEKMGLVKGEIGRGTFVAPQNRPTSPLMPEDEVLSELDLAHNYPLSHMDPDLGAAFEALSHQTGIGRVLNYTPIEGLARHREAGRALFSYYNVDAPVDRILLTSGAQHALQVLLQGIFKDGDILALEALSYPGLINAAPRLGVRLAPIGADAEGMSADQLDALCKRRPVAGLFIGPNVHNPSGRPTSSKRLDELADCAKRHDLWVIEDDPYCPVLSALKQSMWHRVPERTCIVASASKILGGGLRTGFICAPQTVRSSLLRVITDISSMSSPIGAELVRHWIDSGEIEKNRLRKQAALAERHAIAKAILGQSIELYPDRFSGWLHLRADQNPAVFELEAGRRGISVLGAHHFVVGSSPVPSAVRLALGAIPSLAQYEKALRLLDDFRQEREAMPHAASSADLYT, translated from the coding sequence ATGAAGCAGCCGCTCTCCTGGCAACCGGACATTACAGGTCTGGAAGGCCCTCTCTATATTGCCCTCTCGGACATCATGGCGCGGGACATTGCAGATGGACGCCTCGCCGAAGGCACACGCCTGCCTCCCCAGCGCGCGCTGGCGTGGTCTCTTGGTGTAACCCATGGCACCATAACCCGCGTCTATGAGCGCGCCGAGAAGATGGGGCTCGTGAAGGGAGAAATCGGGCGGGGAACCTTTGTTGCGCCACAAAACCGCCCCACCTCACCGCTTATGCCGGAAGATGAAGTCCTTTCAGAGCTGGATCTCGCTCATAATTACCCCCTCTCCCATATGGACCCGGATTTGGGTGCAGCCTTCGAGGCACTCTCCCACCAAACGGGGATCGGGCGGGTGCTCAATTACACACCGATCGAAGGACTTGCGCGCCACAGAGAAGCCGGGCGCGCGCTCTTTTCCTATTACAATGTCGACGCGCCCGTTGATCGCATTTTGCTAACCTCGGGGGCGCAACATGCCTTGCAGGTTTTGTTGCAAGGCATTTTCAAGGATGGCGACATACTGGCGCTGGAAGCACTAAGCTATCCCGGCCTGATCAATGCCGCACCGCGCCTTGGTGTCCGTCTGGCTCCCATTGGGGCAGACGCGGAAGGCATGAGCGCCGACCAACTGGACGCACTTTGCAAGAGACGACCGGTGGCGGGTCTCTTCATCGGCCCCAATGTGCATAATCCCAGTGGGCGACCGACCTCTTCCAAACGGCTTGATGAATTGGCCGATTGCGCAAAACGGCATGATCTATGGGTGATCGAGGATGACCCTTACTGCCCCGTTCTTTCCGCTCTTAAGCAATCCATGTGGCACCGGGTGCCAGAGCGAACCTGCATTGTGGCTTCCGCTTCCAAAATTCTCGGCGGAGGCCTGCGCACTGGCTTTATCTGTGCGCCGCAAACGGTGCGTTCCTCGCTGCTGCGCGTCATCACGGACATTAGCTCCATGTCCTCGCCGATTGGGGCGGAACTGGTGCGGCACTGGATCGATAGTGGCGAGATAGAAAAGAACCGGCTACGCAAACAGGCAGCCCTGGCCGAGCGCCACGCCATTGCGAAAGCGATCCTCGGACAGAGTATCGAACTCTATCCAGACCGCTTCAGCGGTTGGCTTCATCTGCGAGCGGATCAGAATCCGGCGGTCTTTGAACTGGAAGCCGGCAGACGGGGTATTTCGGTTCTGGGGGCGCATCACTTTGTCGTCGGCTCCAGTCCGGTGCCCTCGGCAGTGCGTCTTGCACTGGGGGCCATTCCCTCTCTAGCGCAATATGAGAAGGCTTTGCGGCTGTTGGATGATTTCAGGCAGGAACGGGAAGCAATGCCGCATGCGGCCTCATCAGCAGACCTTTACACCTAA
- a CDS encoding GGDEF domain-containing protein: protein MNASSNVPERDLYAIYDDLSDGVMIMGSTGKELYRNKAMKRLPDHLENRLMSFVGIDECICEKSRHEKLVSRSQMEGWSFNCYAHGLGKLILVKFDDQLGKQIKALRAEFSDAIRDGMPAASAAMKVLRDHVNSRWVAIGSLDFNSRSVLFDLAYDGEHLRANQLPALKCYPGGKPCEHNPLMTADLPAHFINSHELEAYGIGHVIGMSMHNHREECVGYALLADEAEPNQMRQSVTLLKELAVLYGPYFEVSSAHQKVSKAVADANTDVVTGHGNRRAMESFLQGCLDEMQREQEEADVLTLFDSRAMRNSVVMLLDMDGFKRVNDLLGHGEGDRALRLVADSLQEIDSNSRVFRFGGDELVQVFPRAGDLDSDELRLYVNDVERKLDSHGFKGLGLSLGIVHLFEGDGSYASLMTLADARMYHEKRLRSVAFI from the coding sequence ATGAACGCTAGTTCAAACGTGCCTGAAAGAGACCTATACGCGATCTATGATGACCTGAGTGATGGCGTCATGATTATGGGATCTACAGGCAAAGAACTATATCGAAACAAGGCTATGAAGCGTCTTCCAGACCATCTGGAAAACCGTCTCATGAGCTTTGTCGGGATCGATGAATGCATTTGCGAGAAAAGTCGGCACGAAAAACTGGTCTCCCGCTCGCAAATGGAAGGCTGGAGCTTTAATTGTTACGCCCATGGTCTAGGCAAGCTGATTCTTGTGAAGTTTGACGATCAACTGGGTAAGCAGATCAAAGCTTTGCGAGCCGAGTTCTCTGATGCCATCCGCGACGGCATGCCTGCGGCCTCCGCTGCGATGAAGGTGTTGCGCGATCACGTCAATTCGCGCTGGGTGGCCATCGGCAGTCTGGATTTCAATTCCCGTAGTGTCCTGTTCGATCTGGCTTATGACGGCGAGCATCTTCGGGCCAACCAGTTGCCAGCGCTCAAATGCTATCCAGGTGGCAAGCCCTGCGAACATAATCCGCTGATGACGGCCGATCTTCCAGCCCATTTCATCAATAGCCACGAGCTTGAGGCCTATGGTATTGGCCATGTGATTGGCATGAGCATGCATAACCATCGCGAGGAGTGCGTGGGGTACGCATTGCTGGCCGATGAAGCTGAGCCAAACCAGATGCGCCAAAGCGTTACGCTGCTCAAGGAACTGGCCGTGCTCTATGGCCCCTATTTCGAAGTCAGTTCCGCTCACCAGAAGGTCAGCAAGGCCGTCGCCGATGCCAATACGGATGTCGTGACCGGTCACGGCAACCGGCGTGCGATGGAAAGCTTTTTGCAAGGATGCCTTGACGAAATGCAGCGCGAGCAGGAAGAGGCCGACGTGCTCACCCTGTTTGACAGCAGGGCCATGCGCAATTCCGTTGTGATGCTGCTCGATATGGATGGCTTCAAGCGGGTCAATGATCTTCTTGGTCATGGGGAAGGGGACAGAGCCTTGCGCCTCGTTGCCGATAGTTTGCAGGAAATCGATAGCAACAGTCGGGTCTTCCGCTTTGGCGGTGACGAGCTGGTGCAAGTCTTTCCTCGTGCGGGCGATCTGGATTCCGATGAATTGCGCCTCTATGTCAACGATGTTGAGAGAAAGCTCGATAGCCACGGTTTCAAGGGTCTGGGGCTCAGCCTCGGGATCGTGCATCTATTCGAGGGCGATGGCTCCTATGCGTCGCTGATGACTTTGGCCGATGCTCGCATGTATCACGAAAAGCGCCTGCGTTCGGTCGCTTTCATTTAG